TGGGTCGACACGGTGTCACCTCCGTTCCTGCAACACGGTCACCTGTCCTCGATGCCGGCGTTCAACTGCCGGCGATAATCGGCTTCATCGAAGCGCCCTTGGGACTCCAGGATCAGCCCATCCGCGCCGAGGGTCCATTCCTCATATCCGCTGATACGCACAGGGTTTCCCGTGCCTCCTGGACCGGTGTTCGTGCCGGTCAGGGTCCACCGATAGACAGCTTGATTCCCCTGAAGGCTCGTCCCGTCCGTCGTGACGACCATATCGGGGAAGGTAGTCATGAAGCTCCGTGCGGCCTCGGCGATCGCGGTCCGACCCACGGAAGGCTCGCCGTCGTTGATCTTCAGCGAGCCGCCCTCCGCAAAGAACCCCGCGACTCTCCCCGGATCCTGGCTGCACCAAGCCGCGGTGTATCGCTCCGCAAACTCTTTCAACTGGGCGGCGTCCATCGGCAACTAACCTTCGGCGAGGGCGGCGCGGCCGCGATCGGTCAGGGTGTACTGCCCCCGGCTGCGCTCCATGTAGCGACCGTCGATGAAACCGCGACGCAGCGAGGCGTAGTCCTCGTGAATCGCCTCGAGCCAACGGCTGAGCTGTCGCTCCTCGTAGACGTTGCGACGCGGTAGCCGGCGCAAAATCTCCTCGAGCACGATCTCCTGCTTGCGCCGCTGGGCCGGGATCTGCAGCAGGCGCGAGCCGTGGAAGAAATTGCCTAGCACCCGGCGTTTGTCTTCCGGCAAGCCAACCCGTTCGGCGAAACGTCGCACGCGCTTCTTGTCGGTCACCTGCCGGATGCCGCGCTGGAGCGTCGACAGCTCGACGGTGTAGAAGGTGTAGGGTGAGTCGCGCTCCTCCTTGAGCAGCCCCGCCTTGCGGAGCACCTGCAGGTGGTGCGAGATCGTTGGCGGAGAGACGCCGAGGATGCTTGCGAGCTCCTGGCCCGAGCGGCCACGGTCAACCATCAGGCCCACCATGCGGAGGCGGGTCGCGTCGGCGAGCGCCTTCAGCAGGATTACGGCGGATTCGATGGAATCCGGTGATTTGTCGTTCATCGATTAGATAGTAATCTAATCCAACTTGGTCGTCAACGAAAGGCAGGCGAACAAGAATCGGGCTCCGGATTTGGTTCGCTGCAATCCATGGCAAGCGAAAGGCTGGTAGACGATTTGGCGTCGGGCGGTCTTCTAAGTCGGGCTCAATCGATCGGCGTGCTCCAGGTGCCCTCCTTCCTTTGCCCATTCCGCAGGGGTGGCATCGAAGCGGGCGTCACGGATTGAAAGGCTCGCACCACGAGCAAGCAAGAGGTCCACGGTCGTTCTGATGTCCGTTGATGACCGCCCATTGAAGAGCCGTGGCCGAAGACACCCTTCGCATCGACCGCGGCCCCGCTTCAGTGCTCAGCAAAAGCGATGCTCGCATCTGCGGGCACCTCGATAGGGACGAAGAACTCCGCCGGGAACAGATAATCTTCGCCTGATTCGTCGACGACACGGAGCATGCCTTTGCCCTCCGCCTCGGCATCCGTGACGACGCGATAGATCTTCCGTGGCTCCAGTGAAGCCTGGTAACCCTCGTTCTTGATACAGATTGCAAACCGGTTGCTTTCGTTGCCCATATCAATCCAGGAGGTATTTGA
Above is a genomic segment from Vicinamibacteria bacterium containing:
- a CDS encoding nuclear transport factor 2 family protein; amino-acid sequence: MDAAQLKEFAERYTAAWCSQDPGRVAGFFAEGGSLKINDGEPSVGRTAIAEAARSFMTTFPDMVVTTDGTSLQGNQAVYRWTLTGTNTGPGGTGNPVRISGYEEWTLGADGLILESQGRFDEADYRRQLNAGIEDR
- a CDS encoding metalloregulator ArsR/SmtB family transcription factor; this translates as MNDKSPDSIESAVILLKALADATRLRMVGLMVDRGRSGQELASILGVSPPTISHHLQVLRKAGLLKEERDSPYTFYTVELSTLQRGIRQVTDKKRVRRFAERVGLPEDKRRVLGNFFHGSRLLQIPAQRRKQEIVLEEILRRLPRRNVYEERQLSRWLEAIHEDYASLRRGFIDGRYMERSRGQYTLTDRGRAALAEG